Part of the Granulicella cerasi genome is shown below.
CTCTTTTCAAGCTGCTTACCTGGTCTGTGGCAACACCAGCACTTCCACGCCGCTTGCCGCATCGCTCTGGTGATACACCGTCTCTGTCGCCTTCACGAAATCGCTCGGCTTTGCCTTGGAGATATCCATGAAGGTCTGAGGATTGCGATCCACCAGCGGGAACCACGAACTCTGTACCTGCACCATGATGCGATGGCCCTTCAGGAAGGTGTGGTTCACATCCTGCATCGTAAAGTTCACCGTCGCGACCTTGCCCGGCGTCAGGGCCTTCGGCTCCGTCCACGAGTCACGATACTTCGCTCGGAATGGTTCGCCACGCACCAGCATCTGGTAGCCCTGCAAAAAGATCTCCGGCGCCTGCGAACGCTTGCTGTTCACCGGCAACTCTTCGTTCGTCTTGTAGTCCTCGGGGAAGACGTCGATGAGCTTCACCACGAAGTCCGAGTCCGTACCCGTAGACGCGATCTTCAACCGCGGCGACACCGGGCCGGCGATCGTAATATCCTCCGTCAGCGGCTCGGTCTCATACGCGATCACATCGCCACGCGTCAGCGCAAAACGCTGATCATCATCCATGTAACGCTGCGGCACGTCGGCGCCCGTAACGTAAGCCGTAAACGGCACAGGATGCGCGGGATCGCTGACATAGCTATCGCTGCTGACCTTCTCCTTCGGAGCGCTCCAGGCGAGCCCGCCACCGGGCTGGAAGTAAAGCGTCTTCGCCACAGCCCCCTGCGGAGGCCACGCTGCATACTTGCGCCAGACGTTCGAGCCCGTCTCAAACACATACGCCTTTGGCAGACCGTCCCACGGCTTGTCCTTCAGATAATGCTCAAAGAACGGCGCTTCAATCTGCTCGCGGTAGAAGACTCCCGTCTTCGCGCCAAATGCGATATCGCCAAGACGCGAGCCATCGCTGCGCGCCCATCCACCGTGCACCCACGGGCCTTCCACCAGCGTGTTCGCAGCGGCCTCAGGGCTCTGCTTCGCGATGGAGTGGAAGACATGCACCGGCCCAGCAAGGTCCTCTGCGTCAAACCATCCACCGACGTTCATCACCGCCGCCTTCACGCCGTGCATGTGGCTGCCAATGTCGCGCGCCTGCCAGTACGGGCCGTAAGCCGTGTGCGTCACCTGGTCGTGGAAGTAAGCGTTCGTGCCTCCAGCGGGCGAGTCGAGGTTCGCGATCGTACCCATGCGCAGGTAGTACTGATACATGTCCTGCGTCGGAAAGTCGAAGGTCGGCGGCTCGGGCTTCGTCATCGGCGTTGTCTGCGGACGAAAGAACGGCGCATAGAACGAGTGGTTCGCGCTCAGCATGAACGCTCCACCGTGATACGCATCATCGCCCATCCAGAGGTCGATGATCGGCGCCTGCGGGCTCGCCGCCTTAATCGCCGGGTTGGAGTCTACGATGCTCGCTGCCGTGTAGAAGCCGCCGTAGCTGATGCCCATGATGCCAACGCGACCGTTGTTGTTCGGCACGTTCTTCAGCAGCCAATCAACCGTGTCGGACATATCGGTCGACTCATCAATGCCCTTGCCATCATGCGACGGCGTCATCTCCTGCCACGTGCCTTCGCTGGCCCAGCGGCCGCGCACATCTTCGCAGACAAGGATGTAGCCCGAGCGGAGCAGCGCCGGGTTCGCAGTGACATGAGGAATCTCCTTCGTGCCACCGTAGTCGCCACAGCTGTACGGCGTCTTCGTGATGAGGATCGGATAAGGGCCCTTGTCCGTGAAGCCATCCTTCGGCGCCCATACCTTCACATACATCTTCGCGCCGTCGCGCATCGGAATGCGGTACTCGTGTTTGTCCGCATGCGCGCTGAAAAACGTCACCGCTTCGCGCGCAGGATCGCTCGCCGGCTGCTGCGCCATCCCCATAGAACTCACTGCCACTAACGCCAATCCGCCACGCCACAAACGCATCCGCTTCGTTCTCCTCAGAACCGCTTTCATTTGCGATACTAATCGCGTGAAGCGCGCCCTCTGCAAACTGTTTTTCCTGCTGGCCACCTCTGCGCCAGCCTTTGCGCAGGCCGAGGATCCCGGCTACACACTGCACGTCTACACCGACCGCATCCAGTTCGCTGCGTTGATCCTCGATAAGGACGCGCAGCCGCTGGAACATCTGCGGCGGGAAGACATCGATCTCTCGCTCGACTCCGGCAAGTCGTTTCATCCCACCGACCTGCGAGTGGAGGGTGACGATCCGATGGAACTTGCGGTGCTGCTGGAAGATGCCAACTCGCAAACTCCCTTCCTCAACGCCTTCATCGAGCAGTTCGCAGCACTTGCTCCCACGCTGCTGAAGCCTCAGGACAGCCTGCGCATCTTCGCGGTCGACTGCTCCGTCTTTGAGACACAACCGTCGTTCAGCAACCCCACCGCAGCGCAGATCAATAGCCTGATCGGCCAGCTTCGACACCGCGAAGGGTTTCACCCCGCGAACGGCAAACGCGACTGCCACGCTCGCTTGCCTCTCCGCGACGCAGAGCTGACAATCGCCTCCTGGCTTCAACACCAGCCGGGTCGTCGCGTTCTGCTTGTCGTCTCTCAGGGCGACGATGGCCGGAGCAAATCCGATGCATCCACCGTGCGGGACTTCTTAGCCACCAGCGGAATCGCCGTCGTCGGCGTTCGCGATCGCGTTCACTTCTGGATGAACAACCGTGGGCTGCCGTTCTCGCTGCAGACCCTGAACGCGCCGCATGCCTACGCTACCGACGGGATGAACGATGAGCTCGATCAGCTTGCTGCCGGCACGGGCGGGTTCGTCATGGCGAGCGAACCGGACGTCCTCGGCGCCGACATCAGCGAGATCTTCCGCCTGCTCCGCGCACGCTACATCGTCAGCTATCCCCGGCCACATCGCGACGTCGCCGGCGTGCACCACATCGAGATCGCGACACGTGGCGGCTATACGGTTCGCATCACCGGCGCCACGGCGCCGCTCGTCACTAAAGAGCAACTCGAAGACCCGAACGCCGTACCCAGCGCAGACTCTCCCGCGATCTACGGTAAGCGCAAACCTCTGCGCTAAGCCCATCGCGCAGGATGCTCGTTGCTACGCTTCGACAGCGATCGCTCGCTCACGCCCTACCAGACGTAGGATCAAGCGTTCAAGCACAAGGCGCTTGTCAGGGGGGCTCGAACGCAACTCGATGTCCGCCTTCGCAATCCAGCGCAGGCCGCGACGCAACTCCGCGCGGTCACGATAACGCCTCGCCTGTGCGATCAACTGGTCGGCAGCGAACGGAGCGACACGGAAGCCCGGCCACAGCACCTGCCACATCGCACGCTGGTCCGTCACGCGATTCTCATTCAACACCAGCATCTGCCGGTACGTCTTCGCGAGCGTGAACACGTGCCCGATGGCCGCATCATCACCGCCTTCCGAAGCATTCAACAGGCCATGCAGCAACGCCAGAGCGCGCGGAGCATCCTTCTGGCTGATCGCATCGGTGAGTTCGTATACGCCGCGCTGCTTGGCCGCCGACACCATCTCCTCAATGTCCGGCACGTCCAGCTTCTGCTTGCCCTGCGCGCCGGCAAACAGCGTCAGCTTCTCCACCTCGCTCTCGATCGCGAGCATGTCTGCGCCCAGCGAATCGACAAGCTCATGCGCAGCGTCTGCGCTGAACTCCACACCCTTCGCCTGCGACGCGCGCTGCACCCAGGTCGTTGCATCTTCAGCGCTCACGCGCTGCAACTCGATCACGCCACAACCGTCGCCGAGCGTCTCGCGGATCTTCTCCGCGCGCTCCTTCTCGGTCATGTCCATGCGGCGCAGATCCTGCGGCAACGAAATATGGTCCGCCACAAACACAAGGAGAGCGCCGGGGTTCGGCCTGCGGAAGTATTCGTCCAACGCCTTGAACTCTTCCTTCTTCTGCCCACGCCCGTAAAGTGACTTCAAGTTGCGAATGAACAGCACCTGAAACGGAGCCATCAGCGACGGCGTCTGTGCCAGATCCAGCGCATCGAAGATCGTCATCTCGCTGGAAAGATCGATGTCATGCAGCGAGAACTCGCGCTGCTCGCGTGGCAGCAACGCGTCCAGCAAGCCGCGGCGCGCGCGCTGCTGCAGATACGCCTCATCGCCGAGCAACACATAACCCGCGCGGCGCGCATCGCCAGCCACCTCTGCCAGGAAGCGGTCTACCGCCGCAAAACTCTTGAGGCCCTTTGTAATCTCCATCGTCACAACCCTTACTTGAAGCTCTCGAGCAAGTCGCTTACGAGCGCCTGCGCAAAATCATGTCCAATGCGTCGCACCGCCGCCGAGTCTTCCTGCACGAAGCTCGAAAGATCCTGCGTCGATTGATACTGCTCGTGCCAACCGAACGCGTTGTTGCGATAGAGCACATGACCATCGCGCCCTTTCACCTCCACACTCGCCACGATCGTCACAAGATAACTCGACGTCTGTCCGCTGTTCGGGTCATACGTCAGTGGGGCCACGGTCTCCTGCTCAATCGTCCCACGCAGCACTGCGTCGCCCTCTGCACCGTCGAAGGTGCCATCACCGCTCGAGGTCAACACGCGATAACGTGTGCGTGTGTTCAGCTCGCGCACAACAGCCTCAGTAAACACGCTCTCCGTGCGATAAGACTGCACCTTCGTGCGAAACACCGGCACCGCGATCGTCTGCACGCCCGCAGGCAAACGCGTCGCCGCGCCTACCTGGTGATAGCCGCATCCGGTGATCATCAGCAGCGCCGCTCCAACCGCTGCAAGAAGACTCTTCTTCGCCACGCTTACTCCTTCACCACGTTCACGTAGTACTCGTCCGTATCTACGCCAAACGCGTCCTTGCTCTTCGTCCAAGGCATGGACTTCCACTCACCCGCCACCGGCGTGATCACGTTCCAATGCGCGGCATCGCCCACCTTGATCGGCATAGCGAACTTCGCTTCTTCTGCCTTATAGCGATAGCTCACCTTGCCGTCAGCAAACTTCAACTCCAACGCAGGCGCAGCCGCGTGGCGCAGGTACTCCGCGAAGAACGGCTTCAACTCCATGCCCGTGCGCTTCGACCACCACGCCACTACATCGTCCGTCGTGATCTGCTGATATTTGAACTGCTGATAGAAGTCGTGAATGTCGGCGAACCACTTCGCGTCATCGCCCACCATCGAGCGCAGCGTGTTGATCATCAATGCGCCTTTGAAGTACTGGTCCTGCGGAGGCTCCGCGTTCACGCCGCACGGCGGAATGATCGGCCGCTCGTTATGCACCTTCGGCTTCAGGCCGCCCGCATACTTCAGCATGTCAGCCTCGCCCCAGCGATACTCCACGTAGAGCAACTCGAGGTACGTTGTCCATCCTTCATGGATCCACATGTCGCACTTGTCGGCGGCCGTGATCGCGTTGCCGAACCACTCGTGTCCGCTCTCGTGGATGATGATGAAGTCGAACTTCGGCGAGATGCCGACGCCCGTCCAATCGCGCTCGTAGTAGCCGTTCGCATAGTGGTTGCCGTATGCCACCGCGCTCTGGTGCTCCATACCCGCATACGGCACATCGACGAGCTTGTAGCCGTCCTTCGCAAACGGATACTCGCCAAAGTAATGCTCATACGCATCGAGCATCTCGGGTACCTGCGCGAACTGCACCTTACTCTTCTCGAGGTTCTCGGGCAGCACGTAGAAGTCGAGTGCGGTGTTGCCGTGCTTCGGCATCGACCAGTGCACATACTCGCCAATGTTCAGCGCAACATCGTAGTTGTTGATGCCGTAGCTTACCTTCCAACGCCACTCGGTGTAGCCATCGCCGAGGTCCTTCGAGCCCACGAAGTGGCCATTGGACACATCCATCAGCCCGTTCGGCACCGCGACGTTGATCTCCATGCCTTCCTGCGGCTCATCGCGCCACTGGTCCTTGTTGGGCCACCAGGTGCTTGCACCCTCTTCTTCGCAAGCGGTCGTGATCCACGGCTTGCCCGCCTTGTCTTTGTCGAAGGAGAAGCAGCCGAAGCGCCCCTGCGTCACCGGGTGCCCGCTCCACGCGAGGGCAATGCTGTAGACCTTACCGCCCTGCAGCGTCGTCGGCGAGTCGATCCACACCTCACGCTCGTCGCGCGTCACCTTCAGCGGCTTGCCGTCCATCGTCGCGCTGTCGATCGCGAGTTGCGGCGTTAGTTCAAGCTGCACGCGCGTCGCGTCCTTCAACATACGGAAGCGCACCGTGTTCGTACCCTTGATGAACTTGTCCGTGGGATCCACGCGCAGATCGAGCCTGTAGCTCAGCAGATCGTTGTTCGCGCGAAACTCGCCGTACGGTCCACGCAGCGTGTCATCCTTCGTCGGCGGCGCCAGCGTGTCGAGCTTGCGCGCACGCTGCGCTGCCTGTGCCGAACCCGGTGTCGTGTTCGTACTGGAACCGGTCTGCGCGGCGAGCGGCAACGCGAGCGCAACGCACAAGGATGCGGAGACGAGTGAACGATTCATCTCCTCCATTGTCGTTCATTCGCACGCCTATCTTTCACCAATAAAATGCACGCCTGAGGCTCCGCCGTTGAAATCCTGCGCGTACACCACCACAGCATAGCCGCCGGCCTCTAAGGTATCGACCCCACCGTCCTGCACGAGAACAGGCCGTGGAGTTGTATCGTTCTTGAAGCGCGTTCCGACGAGCCAAACGCCGCTTCCGTCAGCAGCCTGACCGGTTGTGCTGGCAGTGATAATGTAGCCCTTCGCAGCCAGTCCTTTCACCGCGTCCGAGACGGTGCCAAGCGTCGCTGTAATCACGTCGGTTTCGTACTGGCCGGTTGCGTCTCCCGCCCACGCATACGCGAAGTAGGTCACGTTAGAACCCACGAGATAGAACGCTGTGATCACGCGGCCATTCAGTGCCTCTTGCGCTGCCGCCATGGGAAACGCTGACAGGCTGACTGTCTGCTCCGATCGTGTATACGGTGCCCCCTGCGAATCATAGCGATAGCTGTAAGCGGCAAAAGAGCTGTAGGTCGACGGGACCTGAACCGACGACACGATCGCGTGAGAATCCGTCGCTGCGGGCAGCGTGGCACCAAAGGGATCCGAAAGAGTCGCGTCAAGTTGTGCGAGTGCAGCCACGCTGTACACAGTGCGCACCGTGCTCGAAAGCCCCATCAGTTGATACGCCCACGTGCATGCGTTATTGCCGATTTGAAGGGGCGTGCCGAAGCCACCGTAGCTGTAAGCGATGGCGCCTCCTCCAGGCACAGGACAGCCAATCGGAAGTGGGACGCCACCTGCAGCCACGGAATACCCATTCACAGTCTCCGCCGACCCCACCGAGCCAAACCGAAGATCACCCGCAGCAGGCGCTCGTGCCGTGACGTGGAGGTGAGCAACGTTACT
Proteins encoded:
- a CDS encoding CocE/NonD family hydrolase — protein: MRLWRGGLALVAVSSMGMAQQPASDPAREAVTFFSAHADKHEYRIPMRDGAKMYVKVWAPKDGFTDKGPYPILITKTPYSCGDYGGTKEIPHVTANPALLRSGYILVCEDVRGRWASEGTWQEMTPSHDGKGIDESTDMSDTVDWLLKNVPNNNGRVGIMGISYGGFYTAASIVDSNPAIKAASPQAPIIDLWMGDDAYHGGAFMLSANHSFYAPFFRPQTTPMTKPEPPTFDFPTQDMYQYYLRMGTIANLDSPAGGTNAYFHDQVTHTAYGPYWQARDIGSHMHGVKAAVMNVGGWFDAEDLAGPVHVFHSIAKQSPEAAANTLVEGPWVHGGWARSDGSRLGDIAFGAKTGVFYREQIEAPFFEHYLKDKPWDGLPKAYVFETGSNVWRKYAAWPPQGAVAKTLYFQPGGGLAWSAPKEKVSSDSYVSDPAHPVPFTAYVTGADVPQRYMDDDQRFALTRGDVIAYETEPLTEDITIAGPVSPRLKIASTGTDSDFVVKLIDVFPEDYKTNEELPVNSKRSQAPEIFLQGYQMLVRGEPFRAKYRDSWTEPKALTPGKVATVNFTMQDVNHTFLKGHRIMVQVQSSWFPLVDRNPQTFMDISKAKPSDFVKATETVYHQSDAASGVEVLVLPQTR
- a CDS encoding vWA domain-containing protein, with the translated sequence MKRALCKLFFLLATSAPAFAQAEDPGYTLHVYTDRIQFAALILDKDAQPLEHLRREDIDLSLDSGKSFHPTDLRVEGDDPMELAVLLEDANSQTPFLNAFIEQFAALAPTLLKPQDSLRIFAVDCSVFETQPSFSNPTAAQINSLIGQLRHREGFHPANGKRDCHARLPLRDAELTIASWLQHQPGRRVLLVVSQGDDGRSKSDASTVRDFLATSGIAVVGVRDRVHFWMNNRGLPFSLQTLNAPHAYATDGMNDELDQLAAGTGGFVMASEPDVLGADISEIFRLLRARYIVSYPRPHRDVAGVHHIEIATRGGYTVRITGATAPLVTKEQLEDPNAVPSADSPAIYGKRKPLR
- the holA gene encoding DNA polymerase III subunit delta, whose translation is MEITKGLKSFAAVDRFLAEVAGDARRAGYVLLGDEAYLQQRARRGLLDALLPREQREFSLHDIDLSSEMTIFDALDLAQTPSLMAPFQVLFIRNLKSLYGRGQKKEEFKALDEYFRRPNPGALLVFVADHISLPQDLRRMDMTEKERAEKIRETLGDGCGVIELQRVSAEDATTWVQRASQAKGVEFSADAAHELVDSLGADMLAIESEVEKLTLFAGAQGKQKLDVPDIEEMVSAAKQRGVYELTDAISQKDAPRALALLHGLLNASEGGDDAAIGHVFTLAKTYRQMLVLNENRVTDQRAMWQVLWPGFRVAPFAADQLIAQARRYRDRAELRRGLRWIAKADIELRSSPPDKRLVLERLILRLVGRERAIAVEA
- the lptE gene encoding LPS assembly lipoprotein LptE → MAKKSLLAAVGAALLMITGCGYHQVGAATRLPAGVQTIAVPVFRTKVQSYRTESVFTEAVVRELNTRTRYRVLTSSGDGTFDGAEGDAVLRGTIEQETVAPLTYDPNSGQTSSYLVTIVASVEVKGRDGHVLYRNNAFGWHEQYQSTQDLSSFVQEDSAAVRRIGHDFAQALVSDLLESFK
- a CDS encoding M1 family metallopeptidase encodes the protein MNRSLVSASLCVALALPLAAQTGSSTNTTPGSAQAAQRARKLDTLAPPTKDDTLRGPYGEFRANNDLLSYRLDLRVDPTDKFIKGTNTVRFRMLKDATRVQLELTPQLAIDSATMDGKPLKVTRDEREVWIDSPTTLQGGKVYSIALAWSGHPVTQGRFGCFSFDKDKAGKPWITTACEEEGASTWWPNKDQWRDEPQEGMEINVAVPNGLMDVSNGHFVGSKDLGDGYTEWRWKVSYGINNYDVALNIGEYVHWSMPKHGNTALDFYVLPENLEKSKVQFAQVPEMLDAYEHYFGEYPFAKDGYKLVDVPYAGMEHQSAVAYGNHYANGYYERDWTGVGISPKFDFIIIHESGHEWFGNAITAADKCDMWIHEGWTTYLELLYVEYRWGEADMLKYAGGLKPKVHNERPIIPPCGVNAEPPQDQYFKGALMINTLRSMVGDDAKWFADIHDFYQQFKYQQITTDDVVAWWSKRTGMELKPFFAEYLRHAAAPALELKFADGKVSYRYKAEEAKFAMPIKVGDAAHWNVITPVAGEWKSMPWTKSKDAFGVDTDEYYVNVVKE
- a CDS encoding immunoglobulin domain-containing family protein, which codes for MLTRPRACWRLFYLLAVPLVLAGCGGSASSGASDPALQLVITKQPADVSVPMGLPATFTVVAGGQSPFQYQWMKAGVAIAGATSSSYSTPVTAYADDGGSFSVQVSGGNTSLTSNVAHLHVTARAPAAGDLRFGSVGSAETVNGYSVAAGGVPLPIGCPVPGGGAIAYSYGGFGTPLQIGNNACTWAYQLMGLSSTVRTVYSVAALAQLDATLSDPFGATLPAATDSHAIVSSVQVPSTYSSFAAYSYRYDSQGAPYTRSEQTVSLSAFPMAAAQEALNGRVITAFYLVGSNVTYFAYAWAGDATGQYETDVITATLGTVSDAVKGLAAKGYIITASTTGQAADGSGVWLVGTRFKNDTTPRPVLVQDGGVDTLEAGGYAVVVYAQDFNGGASGVHFIGER